In the Deltaproteobacteria bacterium genome, GGAGCCCTCGAGGAGGCGCAGGGTCACCGTCTGCGCCCGGCGGTCCGAGATCATGAAGCCCGCCCGGGCGAAGATCGTGTTGTGCTGCTGCGGGTCCCGTTCGTCGGCGATCAGCACGTGCGCCAGGCGATCCATGGTCGGATCGATGCCTTCGGCGTAGATCACGAGGCCCGGGAAGTCGTCGTTGAAGACCGCGGGCTTCAAGCCCGCGCTCGCGCGGGTCCGGGCCATGTCGTAGAGCGCCGTCTTCAGCGAGCGGTTGCCCCAGGGCCGCGCGTACAGGGCAATGCCGGCGGTGGCCGACGTCGCCAGCGCGACGAAGATGACCACGGGGGGCATGAGCTGGTAGAGGCTCAGCCCCGAGCTGCGAAGCGCCACCATTTCGGAGTCCGCCGAGAGCCGCCCGAAGGCGATCAGGATCGCGAGCAGCATCGCCATCGGAACGGTCACCTCGAGGAACGCCGGCATGATGTAGGCGAAGAGCCGCATGATGCTCGCGAGCGGCAGGCCGCGGCTCACGACCAGCTCGATGAGCTTGAGGAGCCGGGCGACGAGCAGGACGAAGGTGAAGACGCCGAGGCCGAAGGCGAAGGGGAGGAGGATCTCCCGGAAGACGTACCTGTGGAGGATCTTGACGATCGAGCGAGGGTAGCAGGATGAGGCGGAATCGAACAGTGGATCGGCCGCTCATCGTCCACGGCGCGAACCCGGTGCTCGAGCTCCTGCGGAGCAGCCACCCCGTGACGCGCGTGCACCTCGGCCCGGGGCCTCGCACGCGAGAGCTGGCGGTCGCCGCGCGCGAGCGCGGCGCCCCCGTCGTGCAGGAAGCCGACCGCGGTGCGCTGGCGCGCCTGGCCGGATCGCCCCATCATCAAGGGGCGGTGGCGATCGCACCGCCGTTCCGGTACGCCGCCCTCGAGTGCCTGCTCGCTCCGGAGCGCCGGAGCGCGCTCCTGCTCGATGGCCTTCAGGATCCCCGGAACCTGGGGGCGATCATCCGCACGGCCCGGGCGGTGGGGCTTGGCGGTGTCGTCCTGCCGCAGGATCGCAGCGTCGGCGTGACCGGCGTCGTGGCGGCGACCTCGGCCGGTCTCGTCTTCGGGCTGCCGGTCGTGCGGGTCCCGAACCTCGTCCGGGCCATGGGGGGGCTCAAAGACGCCGGCTACTGGCTCGTCGGGCTGGCCCCCGAGGCGCCCGACCGCCTCGGGGACCGCGAGCCGCCGCGGCGGATCGCCGTCGCCCTAGGTGGGGAGGGCGAGGGGCTGCGCCCCCTCGTCCGTCGGGCCTGCGACTTCCTGACCTCGATCCCGATGGCCCCCGGGGTCGATTCTCTGAACGTGGCCGTAGCCGCCGGGATCGCGCTCTACGCCCTCGTCAAGCCCCCGCCCCGGGCCTCCCGAGTCCCGGCAATTCCTTGACAGCGTCCGGAGCCGATGTTAGGAATGCAAATTTCATTCGACACCAAAGGGGATTTCTCCCCACCACCACGGGTTCGGCTTCGCTACTGAACGGCCCGCAAGCGGCCGAGGAGGGTTCCGCGGGAAGGCTGGGAGCGTGGGGCGCCGGCAGGGAGCGTCCGGCCCGCCGATGTAGCTCAGGGGTAGAGCAGCTGACTTGTAATCAGCAGGTCGTCGGTTCGACTCCGACCATCGGCTCGCGCGTCAACGGTTCTCGAGGCCAGGTGCGGAGAGGTACCCAAGTGGCCAAAGGGAGCAGACTGTAAATCTGCCGGCGTATGCCTTCGGAGGTTCGAATCCTCCCCTCTCCATTTCGAGACGCGGGAGTAGCTCAGGTGGTAGAGCGCGAGCCTTCCAAGCTCGGGGTCGCGGGTTCGATTCCCGTCTCCCGCTTCTATTGGCCTCCGGGGGCCCGTGCGCTCCTCGCGCGCTGCGCGCGCTGCGGTGCTCCGATACCCCCGGACCCCGCGCCGCACGCGGCGAAGCCGCGCGCGGCTTCTTCCCGGGGGCCCGTGCGGTGCTCGCGCCCTGCGGGCGCTGCGCTCTTCCGATGCCCCCGGACCCCGCGCCGCACGCGGCGAAGCCGCGCGCGGCTTCTGGGGGCGCGGCGGAGGTCGCGGAGGTCGATGTCTGCTCGCTGTGCCCACGTAGCTCAGGCGGCAGAGCACTTCCTTGGTAAGGAAGAGGTCACCGGTTCGAATCCGGTCGTGGGCTCCGCGGAGGGAGCCGCATGCGCGATCTGATCACGCTCGTCTGCGACGGATGCAAGCGGAAGAACTACACCACGACGAAGAACAAGAAGCGTACGACGGACAAGCTCGCGCTCAAGAAGTTCTGCCCGGCGTGCCGCAGCCACACGGTCCACAAGGAGGGCAAGGTCTAGCGGACCGGGGTGCGCCCCGGCGTGCGGGGTCAGTAGCTCGAACGGCTAGAGCACCGGACTCCAAATCCGGGGGTTGCAGGTTCGAATCCTGCCTGACCCGTGAGATGCCATGAACGCCATCGAGTCGCTGAAGCAGCCCATCGCGCGGTCGCGGGAGTTCCTCGAGGAATGCTGGGCGGAGCTCAAGAAGGTGCACTGGCCGGCACGCAAGGAAACCCAGGCGGCGACGATCGTGGTCATTATCGGCGTGGTCATCGTGGGACTGTACTTGGGGCTCGTCGACTTCCTGCTGTCCGTGATCATCCGACGGGCGCTGAGTTGATGGCCGAGGAAGGGGGACGAAACTGGTACGTGGTGCACACGTACTCCGGCTACGAGCACAAGGTGAAGGCGGCGCTCGAGGAGCGCATCCGCTCGCTCGGGAAGCCCGATCTCTTCGGACCGATCCTGGTCCCCTCCGAGAAGGTCGTGGAGCTCGTGAAGGGGAAGAAGAAGACGTCGTCCCGCAAGTTCTTCCCCGGCTACATCCTGGTCAACATGAAGCTCAACAACGAGACCTGGCACATCGTCAAGTCGACGCCCAAGGTCACGGGCTTCCTCGGTGGGGGAATGGACCCCAGCTCCATCCCGCCCATCTCGGAGGGGGAGGTGCGCGAGATCACGCACCAGATGGAGGAGGGGGCGGTCAAGCCGAAGCCGAAGGTGCTGTTCGAGCAGGGGGAGCAGGTGAAGGTGGTCGACGGTCCCTTCCAGGACTTCAACGGCGTCGTCGAGGAAGTGAAGCCGGACAAGGGAAAGCTCCGGGTGCTGATCAGCATTTTCGGACGTGCCACCCCCGTCGAGCTCGACTTCGTCCAGGTGGAGAAGGCGTGAGGGAAGGCTGAACGGATGGCGAAGAAGGTCATCGCGGAGATCAAGCTCCAGATTCCCGCCGGTCAGGCCAATCCCAGCCCGCCGGTCGGTCCGGCTCTCGGCCAGCGCGGCGTCAACATCATGGAGTTCTGCAAGGCCTTCAACGCGCAGACCCAGGCGCAGGCCGGGCTCATCATCCCGGTCATCATTACCGTCTATGCCGACCGGTCGTTCACGTTCGTCACCAAGACCCCGCCGGCAGCCGTGCTGCTCAAGCGCGCGGCAGGCATCGAGAAGGGATCGGGCGAGACGGGTAAGAAGAAGGTGGGCCAGGTGACCCGGCAACAGCTGGAGGAGATCGCGCGGCTCAAGATGCCGGACCTCACTGCGGCCGACCTCGCGGCGGCCGTCCGGACCGTGGAAGGCACGGCCCGGAGCCTCGGGCTCGAGGTCGTGTAGCGGATTCGCAGGAGCGACGAGACATGGCAAAGAGAAGCAAGCGCTATCGGGCAGCGGCCGCCAAGATCGAGCGGACGCGCCGCTACTCCCTCGAAGAGGCGGTGCGGACCATCGCGGCGGGCGACGGTAAGGCCAAGTTCGACGAGACGGTGGAGCTCGCGGTCAAGCTCGGAGTGGATCCCCGCCAGGCAGACCAGAACGTGCGCGGCACCGTCGTTCTGCCGCACGGCACCGGCAAGACCGTCCGCGTGCTGGTCCTCGCCAAGGGCGAGAAGGCCAAGGAGGCCACCGAGGCCGGCGCCGACCACGTCGGGGCCGACGACATCGTCAAGCGCATTCAGGACGAGCAGTGGCTCGAGTTCGACACCGCGATCGCCACGCCGGACATGATGGGCGCCGTCGGAAAGCTCGGCAAGATCCTCGGCCCACGCGGCCTCATGCCGAATCCGAAGGTGGGGACCGTGACCTTCGACGTCGGCAAGGCGGTGCGTGAGGCGAAAGCGGGCAAGGTCGAGTTCCGGGTCGAGAAGGCGGGCATCGTGCACGTGCCGATCGGCAAGCGAAGCTTCGGCGCCGAGCGGCTCCTCGAGAACGCCCACACCCTGCTGGCCAGCCTGATCCGCGCCAAGCCGGCCGCGGCCAAGGGCAACTACATGCAGAGCGTCGCGCTCTCGACCACCATGGGGCCCGCGGTACGCATCGACCCGGTGGCGGCACGTGCGGCGGCGGCCTGAGAGGACGCGATGAAGCGGGCAGAGAAGGTGGAGGCGGTGCACGAGCTGGAGGGCGATCTTCGCCGCGCCACCGTGGCGGTGCTCGCCGACTACCGCGGGCTGACGGCCGGGCAGATGAACCGTCTCCGCAAGGCGGTCCGCGAGGCCGACGGGCGATGCCGCGTCGCCAAGAACACCTTTGCCCGGCGCGCGGTCGACGCGTCGCGGCGGCCGTCGCTCGAGCCGTTGCTGCGCGGCCCGCTCGCCATGATCCTCGGCTTCCGCGACCCGGTGGCCATCGCCAAGCTGGCGGTCAAGTTCGCCGAGGAGCTGCCGAAGCTCGAGATCAAGGCCGCGATGCTCGGCGACCGGATCCTGCCGGCCGCCGAGGTGAAGGCGCTCGCGACGCTGCCGTCGCGGGAGGTCCTGCTCGCCCGGCTCCTCGGCTTGCTGCAGGCGCCCGCCACGCAGCTCGTGCGGACGCTCAACGAGCCGGCAGCCCGCCTCGCCCGCCTGGTGGACGCGCTCGCCAAGCGAGCCGGTCACGAGGCGCCGGCCCCTGCCGGCGAGCCAGAAGAGTGAAGGGTTTTCCAACCCGGAAGGAGTGGTGATTCGATGGAAGTGACGCGCGAGCAGGTGAAGGATTTCCTGAAGAACATGAGCCTCCTCGACGCCTCAGCGCTCGTGAAGGAGCTGGAGGCCGAGCTCGGGGTCTCGGCCGCGGCGCCGATCGCCGTTGCGGCGGCAGGTCCGGCGGCCGGCGGCGGCGCCGCGGCGGCGGCGCCCGAGAAGGAGGACTTCACGGTCGTCCTCGCGGGCGGCGGTGAGAAGAAGATTCAGGTGATCAAGGTGGTGCGCGAGCTCACGGGGCTCGGCCTCAAGGAGGCGAAGGACCTGGTCGACGGCGCGCCCAAGCCGCTCAAGGAGGGCGTGCCGAAAGCCGAGGCCGAGGCGATCAAGAAGAAGATCGAGGAGGCCGGCGGCACCGTCGAGCTCAAGTAGAGTGACACCCGTGGGGAGTTCAGTGGAGACGTATCGATGAGCACTCAGGTGGTTCAGACCTCTCGTGTACCGAACAACCTTCGCGCGCGCCGAACCTTCGGCCGCATCAAGAAGATCATCGACATTCCGAACCTGATCGAGATCCAGCGTCGCTCGTACGAGGAGTTCCTGCAGAAGGACGTCACGCCCGAGCAGCGCAAGGACCAAGGCCTGCAGGCGGTCTTCAAGTCCGTCTTTCCCATCAAGGACTTCAACGAGACCGCCTCGCTCGAGTTCGTGAGCTACACGCTCTCCGAGCCCAAGTACGACGTCGAGGAGTGCCACCAGCGGGGCATGACCTACGCCGCGCCGCTCAAGGTCACCGTCCAGCTCGTCATCTGGGACGTCGACCCGGACAGCGGGGTCCGCTCGATCAAGAACGTGAAGGAGCAGGAGGTGTACTTCGGCGAGATCCCGCTGATGACGCGGCACGGGACGTTCATGGTGAACGGAACGGAGCGGGTCATCGTCTCGCAGCTCCACCGCTCGCCCGGCGTCTTCTTCGACCACGACAAGGGGAAGACCCACGCCAGCGGGAAGCTCCTCTACTCGGCGCGCATCATCCCGTATCGCGGCTCGTGGATCGACTTCGAGTTCGACCCGAAGGACATCCTCTACGTGCGCATCGACCGGCGCCGGAAGTTCCACGCGACGGTCCTCCTGCGCGCGCTCGGCATGACCACCGAGGACCTCCTCAACTACTTCTACCGGCGCGACACGGTCGTGCTCGAGGGCCGCAAGGCGGCCAAGGTCTTCCAGGCCGATCACCTGGTCGGCGTGAAGGCCTCGCGGGACATCCGCCATCCGCAGTCGAACGAGCTGATCGTCAAGGAAGGCCGCAAGTTCACCAAGATGGCGCTCAGGCAGATGGAGCAGGCGGGCATCAGCCAGATCCCGATCGCGCTCGAGGAGGTGATCGGGCGGGTCTCGGCGCACGACGTCAAGGACGCGAAGAGCGGCGAGGTGCTGCTCGCGACCAACGAGGAGATCACCGAGGAGAAGCTGGAGGCGCTCCGCCAGCGCGGGGTGAACAAGGTCGAGGTCCTCTTCCTCGACGACTCGCACATCGGGCCCTCGCTTCGGAACACCCTCCTCCAGGACCGCATCCCGAGCCCGGAGGAGGCGATCCTCGAGATCTACCGGCGGCTGCGCCCCGGCGATCCGCCCACGCCCGAGACCGCGACCGCCTTCTTCAACAACCTCTTCTTCAACCCCGAGCGCTACGACCTGTCGCGGGTCGGGCGCCTGAAGCTCAACCACAAGCTCAAGCTGAACGTGCCGCTCGACCAGGGCACGCTGCGGCGCGAGGACATCCTCGAGGTCGTCCGCTATCTGATCCTGCTGAAGAACGGCATCGGGCAGATCGACGACATCGACCATCTCGGCAACCGGCGCGTCCGTGCCGTCGGCGAGCTCGTCGAGAACCAGTACCGCATCGGGCTCGTCCGCATGGAGCGGGCGATCAAGGAGCGCATGAGCCTGCAGGACATCGAGACGCTGATGCCGCAGGAGCTCATCAACTACAAGCCGGTATCCGCCGTGATCAAGGAGTTCTTCGGCTCCTCGCAGCTCTCGCAGTTCATGGACCAGACGAACCCGCTCTCCGAGATCACGCACAAGCGGCGCCTCTCGGCCCTCGGCCCGGGCGGACTCACGCGCGAGCGCGCGGGCTTCGAGGTGCGCGACGTGCACCCGACGCACTACGGTCGCGTGTGCCCGATCGAGACGCCGGAAGGACCGAACATCGGGCTGATCGCCTCGCTGTCCACCTATGCGCGCGTGAACGAGTTCGGCTTCGTCGAGACGCCGTACCGCCGGGTCAAGGACGGCCGCGTGACCGACGAGATCGTGTACCTCTCGGCGCTCGAGGAGGAGGAGCACACGATCGCCCAGGCGAACGCGCCGATCGACGCCAAGGGGCACTACACGGCGGATCTGGTCTCGGCTCGCCTGGGCGGCGAGTTCACCATGGTGCGCCCCGAGCAGGTCGAGTTCATGGACGTGTCGCCGAACCAGCTCGTGTCGGTGGCCGCCTCCCTCATCCCCTTCCTCGAGAACGACGACGCCAACCGGGCGCTCATGGGCTCCAACATGCAGCGCCAGGCGGTGCCGCTGCTGAGGACCGATGCGCCGCTCGTCGGCACCGGCATGGAGCGCGTGGTCGCGCGCGACTCGGGCGTCACGGTCGTCGCGCGCCGCGACGGCGTGGTCGAGCAGGTCGATTCGACCCGCATCGTGGTGAAGGCCGACCGCCCGTCGCAGGACGGGCGCGACCCCGGCGTCGACATCTACAACCTGATCAAGTACCAGCGCTCGAACCAGAACACCTGCATCAACCAGCGTCCGATCGTGGTCGTGGGCGACCACGTCAAGGCGGGGGACGTCATCGCCGACGGTCCGTCGACGGAGATGGGCGAGCTTGCCCTCGGGCGCAACGTGCTGGTCGCCTTCATGCCGTGGGGCGGTTACAACTTCGAGGATTCGATCCTCATCTCCGAGCGCGTCGTCAAGGACGACTTCTTCACCTCGGTCCACATCGAGGAGTTCGAGTGCGTCGCGCGCGACACCAAGCTCGGTCCCGAGGAGATCACGCGGGACATCCCGAACGTCGGCGACGAGGCGCTGAAGGACCTCGACGACTCGGGGATCATCCGCATCGGCGCGGAGGTGAAGCCGGGCGACATCCTGGTCGGCAAGATCACGCCGAAGGGCGAGACCCAGCTCTCGCCCGAGGAGAAGCTCCTGCGCGCGATCTTCGGCGAGAAGGCGGGCGAGGTGCGGGACACCAGCCTCCGGGTCCCGCCGGGCGTCGAGGGCACGGTCATCAATGCCCGCGTGTTCTCCCGCAAGGGCATCCAGAAGGACGAGCGGTCGCGTGCGATCGAGGAGGACGAGGTCGCCAAGCTGCGGAAGGACCAGCAGGACGAGATCCGGATCATCCGGGAGAGCGCCGGCAAGAAGGTGCTCAAGCTCCTCCAGGGCAAGGTGACGACGGCGCGCCTCACCGACGACACCCGCAAGGTCCTGCTCCACAAGGGCGTCGAGATCGCACCCGAGATCCTCGCGCAGGTCCCCTCGAACTACTGGGGCGACATCAAGGTGGGCGACGAGCGCGTCGAGGACGAGCTCTCGCGGCTGGTCGAGGGGATGCAGGAGCAGATCGACCTCATCAAGATGGTCTTCAACGAGAAGATCGAACGGCTCAAGAGCGGCGACGAGCTCCCGCCCGGCGTCATCAAGATGGTCAAGGTCTTCGTCGCCATCAAGCGCAAGCTCCAGGTCGGCGACAAGATGGCCGGGCGCCACGGCAACAAGGGCGTGCTGTCGCGCATCCTGCCCGAGGAGGACATGCCGTACCTCGCCGACGGGACGCCGGTCGACATCGTGCTGAACCCGCTCGGGGTCCCGAGCCGCATGAACGTGGGTCAGATCCTCGAGACCCACCTCGGCTGGGCGGCGCGCGAGCTCGGCGGCCAGATCGAGTCCGACCTCGAGAGCGACGGGCGGCCGAACGTCGAGGCGCTGCGCAAGAAGCTGAAGGAGCTCTACGCTTCGAAGGAGCTCTCGGACTTCGTCGATGCGCTCGCCGACGACGACATCGTGAAGCTCGCCAAGAAGGCGTCGAAGGGCATCCACGTGGGGTCGCCCGTGTTCGACGGCGCCTCGGAGGAGGAGATCTTCAAGCTGATGGCGCGGGCCACGCTGCCCGCCACCGGCCAGACGCGGCTCCACGACGGACGGACCGGCGAGTCCTTCGCCCACGAGGTGACGGTGGGCGTCATGTACATGATGAAGCTCCACCATCTGGTCGACGACAAGATCCACGCGCGCTCGACCGGTCCGTACTCGCTGGTCACGCAGCAGCCGCTCGGCGGTAAGGCACAGTTCGGCGGCCAGCGGCTCGGGGAGATGGAGGTCTGGGCCCTCGAGGCGTACGGCGCGGCCTACACGCTGCAGGAGATGCTCACCGTCAAGTCGGACGATGTGGCGGGTCGCACCCGCATGTACGAGGCGATCGTCAAAGGCGAGAACGTCCTCGAGCCCGGGCTGCCCGAGTCCTTCAACGTCATGGTGAAGGAGCTCCAGAGCCTCGCGCTCGACATCGAGCTCACCGAAGACCGGCCGGCAGGAGATTGATCCGATGATGGAAGACTTGTTCAGCCTCTTCGAGAAACCCAAGAACCCTCTGAACTTCAACGCCATTCGCATCTCGCTGGCGTCGCCGGAGAAGATCCGGTCGTGGTCGCACGGCGAGGTGAAGAAGCCCGAGACCATCAACTATCGCACGTTCAAGCCCGAGCGGGATGGGCTCTTCTGCGCGAAGATCTTCGGCCCCACCAAGGACTACGAGTGCAACTGCGGCAAGTACAAGCGCATGCGCCACCGCGGCGTCGTGTGCGAGAAGTGCGGCGTCGAGGTGATCCAGTCGAAGGTGCGGCGCGAGCGCATGGGCCACATCGACCTCGCCACACCCGTGGCGCACATCTGGTTCCTCAAGAGCCTTCCCTCGCGCATCGGCACGCTCCTCGACATGACGCTCAAGGAGCTCGAGAAGGTCCTCTACTTCGAGTCCTACGTCGTCGTGGACCCCGGGACGACGTCGCTCAAGGAGGGCGAGCTCCTCACCGAGAGCCGCTACCGCAAGCTCGTCGAGGAGCACGGGCCCGACACCTTCCGCGCCGAGATGGGCGCCGAGGCCGTCCGCGAGCTGCTCTCCAAGCTCGACATCGACAAGCTCTTCGTCGATCTGCGGGTCGAGATGAAGGAGGCGACGAGCGAGGCACGGCGGAAGAAGATCTCCAAGCGCCTGAAGGTCGTCTCGGCGCTCAAGAACTCCGGCAACCACCCGGAGTGGATGATCCTCGCGGTCGTCCCGGTGATCCCGCCCGACCTCCGGCCGCTCGTGCCGCTCGACGGCGGCCGGTTCGCCACCTCGGACCTGAACGACCTCTACCGGCGCGTGATCAACCGCAACAATCGCCTGAAGCGCCTCATGGAGCTCAACGCGCCCGACATCATCATCCGCAACGAGAAGCGGATGCTGCAGGAGGCGGTCGACGCGCTCTTCGACAACGGCCGCCGCGGCCGCGCCATCACCGGCCCGAACAAGCGTCCCCTCAAGTCGCTCTCCGACATGCTGAAGGGGAAGAGCGGGCGCTTCCGCCAGAACCTCCTCGGCAAGCGCGTCGACTACTCGGGCCGCTCGGTGATCGTCGTCGGCCCCGAGCTGCGGCTCCACCAGTGCGGGCTGCCGAAGAAGATGGCGCTCGAGCTGTTCAAACCCTTCATCTACAACAAGCTCGAGGAGCGCGGCTACGTCACGACCATCAAGAGCGCGAAGAAGATGGTCGAGAAGGAGCGGCCCGAGGTCTGGGACATCCTCGACGAGGTGATCCGCGAGCACCCGGTCCTCTTGAACCGCGCCCCGACGCTCCACCGGCTCGGCATTCAGGCGTTCGAGCCGATCCTCATCGAGGGCAAGGCGATCCAGCTCCACCCCCTCGTCTGCGCCGCCTACAACGCCGACTTCGACGGCGACCAGATGGCGGTGCACGTGCCCCTCTCGGTCGAGGCGCAGGTCGAGGCCCGTGCCCTCATGATGTCGACCAACAACATCCTCTCGCCGGCGCACGGGAAACCGATCATCGTGCCGACGCAGGACATCGTGCTCGGCCTCTACTTCATGACCCGTGAGCACCTCGGCACCCAGGGGCAGGGTCGCACCTTCGCCAACTTCGACGAGGTCCGGATCGCCTACGACCAGGGCGAGGTCGACCTGCAGGCGCGCATCCGGGTGCGCGTCCCCGCCGCGCTGGGCGGCAACGGGCAGGTCATCGATTCGACCGTCGGCCGTGTCCTCCTCTACGAGATCGTCCCGCCCGAGATCGCCTTCGCCGAGGTCAACAAGGTCATGAAGAAGAAGGAGCTCGGGACCTTGATCGACCTCTCCTACCGCCACGCCGGCAACAAGGCGACGGTGATCTTCGCCGACCGGCTGAAGGACCTCGGCTACGAGCAGGCGACCAAGGCCGGCATCTCGATCGGCATCAAGGACATGGTGATTCCCCCGAGCAAGCACACGCTCCTCGACGAGGCCAACGCCGCCGTGCGGGAGATCGAGGACCAGTACAACAAGGGCCTCATCACGGACGGCGAGCGCTACAACAAGGTGGTCGACATCTGGGCCGAGGTGACCGACCGCATCGCCGACGAGATGCTGCGCGAGCTCGGCACGCAGGAGGTGCGCGACACCGACGGCAACGTCCGGCGTATCCCGTCCTTCAACCCGATCTTCATGATGGCCGACTCGGGCGCGCGCGGCTCCGCCCAGCAGATCCGCCAGCTGGCCGGCATGCGTGGCCTCATGGCGAAGCCGTCGGGCGAGATCATCGAGACCCCGATCACCGCCAACTTCCGCGAGGGTCTCACCGTGCTCCAGTACTTCATCTCGACGCACGGCGCGCGGAAGGGCCTCGCCGACACGGCGCTCAAGACCGCCAACTCGGGGTATCTGACGCGCCGGCTGGTCGACGTCGCCCAGGACTCGATCATCACCGAGCAGGACTGCGGGACGCTCGACGGCATCGAGATGACGCCGCTCGTCGAGGGCGGCGAGGTCATCGAAGGCCTCGGGGACCGCGTCCTCGGCCGGGTCGCGCTCGAGGACATCCGGGACCCGTTCACCAACAACGTCATCGTGCACGCCAACGACGAGATCGACGAGGCCAAGGTGGCGGCCATCGAGGAGGCGGGCCTCGAACGGGTGAAGATCCGCTCCGTGCTCACCTGCCAGTCCCGCCAAGGCGTCTGCATGCAGTGCTACGGGCGTGATCTGGCGCGGGGGCACCTCGTCAACCTCGGCGAGGCGATCGGCGTCATCGCCGCGCAGTCGATCGGCGAGCCGGGCACGCAGCTCACGATGCGGACCTTCCACATCGGCGGCACGGCCAGCCGGCGCGCGGAGCAGACGGCGCTCGACGCGCGCAACGAGGGGTTCTTGAAGCTCATCAACGTGAGCACGGTCGAGGGCAAGGACGGCGACCTCGTCGTCATGAGCCGGAACGGCGAGGTGGCGATCGTCGACTACCCCGAGCCGAAGCGCGAGCGGGAGCGTGAGCGCTACCCGATCGTCTACGGCGCCAAGCTCAAGAAGCGTGACGGGGCCAAGGTGAAGGCGGGCGAGATGATCGCCGAGTGGGATCCCTACACCATCCCCATCGTCACCGAGGCGAGCGGCGTCGTGAAGTTCGGCGACATCATCGAGGGGATCACCATGGAGGAGAAGGTCGACGAGCGAACCGGCCTCTCCACCAAGGTCGTCGTCGACACCAAGGACGTGGACAAGCGGCCGCGCGTGACGATCAAGGACACCACGGGCCAGACCGCCAAGGTGACGGGCGGCAGCGGCGAGGCCCGGTACCTGCTCCCGGTCGGCGCCCACCTGAACGTGATCGAGGGCCAGCCGGTGGCGGCCGGCGACGTGATCGCCAAGATGCCGCGCGAGACGACCAAGACCAAGGACATCACCGGCGGTCTGCCGCGCGTCGCCGAGCTGTTCGAGGCCCGCAAGCCGAAGGAGTTCGCGGTCATCAGCGAGATCGACGGCATCATCTCCTTCGGCAAGGACACCAAGGGCAAGCGCAAGGTCATCGTGACGCCCGAGGTCGGCGAGGCGCGCGAGTACCTGATCCCCAAGGGCAAGCACATCAGCGTCCATGAAGGGGACTACGTGAAGGCCGGCGAGCCGCTGATGGACGGCAGCTCCAACCCCCACGACATCCTCACCATCCTCGGCGAGAAGGCGCTCGCCAAGTACCTGGTCGACGAGGTGCAGGAGATCTACCGCCTGCAGGGCGTTCGCATCAACGACAAGCACATCGAGGTCATCGTCCGCCAGATGCTCCGCCGAGTGCGCATCAAGGAGGTCGGCGACACCGACTTCCTGATCGGCGACCAGGTGGAGAAGTGGCGCTTCGAGGAGGAGAACGAGCGGGTCCTCGGCCGCGGCGGACAGCCGGCCGTGGCCGAGCCGCTGCTGCTCGGCATCACCAAGGCCAGCCTCTCGACCGAGAGCTTCATCTCCGCGGCGTCCTTCCAGGAGACCACCAAGGTCCTCACCGAGGCGGCCATCAACGGAAAGGTCGACCGGC is a window encoding:
- the rpoB gene encoding DNA-directed RNA polymerase subunit beta produces the protein MSTQVVQTSRVPNNLRARRTFGRIKKIIDIPNLIEIQRRSYEEFLQKDVTPEQRKDQGLQAVFKSVFPIKDFNETASLEFVSYTLSEPKYDVEECHQRGMTYAAPLKVTVQLVIWDVDPDSGVRSIKNVKEQEVYFGEIPLMTRHGTFMVNGTERVIVSQLHRSPGVFFDHDKGKTHASGKLLYSARIIPYRGSWIDFEFDPKDILYVRIDRRRKFHATVLLRALGMTTEDLLNYFYRRDTVVLEGRKAAKVFQADHLVGVKASRDIRHPQSNELIVKEGRKFTKMALRQMEQAGISQIPIALEEVIGRVSAHDVKDAKSGEVLLATNEEITEEKLEALRQRGVNKVEVLFLDDSHIGPSLRNTLLQDRIPSPEEAILEIYRRLRPGDPPTPETATAFFNNLFFNPERYDLSRVGRLKLNHKLKLNVPLDQGTLRREDILEVVRYLILLKNGIGQIDDIDHLGNRRVRAVGELVENQYRIGLVRMERAIKERMSLQDIETLMPQELINYKPVSAVIKEFFGSSQLSQFMDQTNPLSEITHKRRLSALGPGGLTRERAGFEVRDVHPTHYGRVCPIETPEGPNIGLIASLSTYARVNEFGFVETPYRRVKDGRVTDEIVYLSALEEEEHTIAQANAPIDAKGHYTADLVSARLGGEFTMVRPEQVEFMDVSPNQLVSVAASLIPFLENDDANRALMGSNMQRQAVPLLRTDAPLVGTGMERVVARDSGVTVVARRDGVVEQVDSTRIVVKADRPSQDGRDPGVDIYNLIKYQRSNQNTCINQRPIVVVGDHVKAGDVIADGPSTEMGELALGRNVLVAFMPWGGYNFEDSILISERVVKDDFFTSVHIEEFECVARDTKLGPEEITRDIPNVGDEALKDLDDSGIIRIGAEVKPGDILVGKITPKGETQLSPEEKLLRAIFGEKAGEVRDTSLRVPPGVEGTVINARVFSRKGIQKDERSRAIEEDEVAKLRKDQQDEIRIIRESAGKKVLKLLQGKVTTARLTDDTRKVLLHKGVEIAPEILAQVPSNYWGDIKVGDERVEDELSRLVEGMQEQIDLIKMVFNEKIERLKSGDELPPGVIKMVKVFVAIKRKLQVGDKMAGRHGNKGVLSRILPEEDMPYLADGTPVDIVLNPLGVPSRMNVGQILETHLGWAARELGGQIESDLESDGRPNVEALRKKLKELYASKELSDFVDALADDDIVKLAKKASKGIHVGSPVFDGASEEEIFKLMARATLPATGQTRLHDGRTGESFAHEVTVGVMYMMKLHHLVDDKIHARSTGPYSLVTQQPLGGKAQFGGQRLGEMEVWALEAYGAAYTLQEMLTVKSDDVAGRTRMYEAIVKGENVLEPGLPESFNVMVKELQSLALDIELTEDRPAGD